Proteins encoded in a region of the Methylobacterium radiotolerans JCM 2831 genome:
- a CDS encoding PAS domain-containing protein, giving the protein MSETVRTADLPFLAEGGAMGARVRAHDWSGSPLGRPERWAPCLRATLSLILGSRFPMFVAFGPDLVFLYNDAYAEILGDKHPAALGARFRDVWPEIWPEIGPLIDRALAGAATWSENMPLTMNRHGYDEPTWFTFSYAPVRDEAGRVAGLYCACTETTGRVLAEARLRETEARIRALADHLPGGYVYQLAMAPDGADRRFLYVSQGFERMTGVAAEAVLADPAVAYDLILPEYRAGLAEAEAGAIRDLAHFDVEAPMRRPDGTRVWTRIISAPRRVGDGLVWDGLHLDDTVRHRTEEQLRESERRLRLATESAEIGLWDVDVVADTLFWPARVKAMFGISADVPVTMADYYAGLHPEDREATSAAFASALDPDRRALYDVEYRTVGKEDGVVRWVAAKGRGIFEGGRCVRVIGTAIDVTARKQAEEALRASEAQFRVLSQVLPNFVWATDAGGAADWFNERVYAYAGREPGTLDGAGWRGIIHPDDRDRVDEEWRAAVRSRADYQSEYRLRRADGAYRWFLARAQPVRAADGAVTRWVGTSTDIDDQKRLMAELVRFNVTLEQRVAERTAEHDRVWRNSRDLLVVVGADGIFRAVNPAWQTILGHEPAEVVGRSFLDFVWPEDAGPTREALDAAAAARDLTDFENRYRHKDGTPRLISWRTSVEGAHVYAYGRDVTAEKAQAEALRHAEEALRQSQKLEAVGQLTGGVAHDFNNLLTIIRSSVDFLRRPDLAEERRSRYLNAVSETVDRAAKLTGQLLAFARRQALKPEILDVGARLRGVADLLDTVTGARIAVVTELPDQPCFIRVDLSQFETALVNMAVNARDAMDGAGTLTLRLHCGAALPPIRGHAGAPGPFAAIALTDTGTGIAPDVLARVFEPFFTTKEVGKGTGLGLSQVFGFAKQSGGDVAVESAPGRGATFTLYLPQVEPEASCAAAAAEAAALDPGGAGQRVLVVEDNIEVGRFATQILEDLGYATTWAANAEEALDQLGADGAAFDVVFSDVVMPGMGGIALARLLRRRMPHLPVVLASGYSHVLAQEGIRDFELLHKPYSADQVSRVLRKVVGARPARPKGGES; this is encoded by the coding sequence ATGTCCGAGACCGTCAGGACCGCGGATCTGCCCTTCCTCGCGGAGGGCGGCGCGATGGGCGCGCGGGTGCGCGCCCACGACTGGTCCGGCTCGCCGCTCGGGCGGCCGGAGCGCTGGGCGCCGTGCCTGCGGGCGACGCTGAGCCTGATCCTGGGCTCGCGCTTCCCGATGTTCGTGGCGTTCGGGCCCGACCTCGTCTTCCTCTACAACGACGCCTACGCGGAGATCCTGGGCGACAAGCATCCCGCGGCGCTCGGCGCGCGCTTCCGCGACGTCTGGCCGGAGATCTGGCCCGAGATCGGGCCCCTGATCGACCGGGCGCTCGCCGGCGCGGCGACCTGGTCCGAGAACATGCCCCTCACCATGAACCGGCACGGCTACGACGAGCCGACCTGGTTCACCTTCTCGTACGCGCCGGTGCGCGACGAGGCCGGCCGGGTCGCCGGCCTGTACTGCGCCTGCACGGAGACGACCGGCCGCGTCCTGGCCGAGGCGCGGCTGCGGGAGACGGAGGCGCGGATCCGCGCGCTCGCCGACCACCTCCCGGGCGGCTACGTCTACCAGCTCGCCATGGCCCCCGACGGCGCGGACCGGCGCTTCCTCTACGTGTCGCAGGGATTCGAGCGCATGACCGGCGTGGCGGCCGAGGCGGTCCTCGCCGACCCGGCCGTCGCCTACGACCTGATCCTGCCGGAGTACCGCGCCGGCCTCGCCGAGGCCGAGGCCGGCGCGATCCGCGACCTCGCGCATTTCGACGTCGAGGCGCCGATGCGCCGGCCGGACGGCACCCGCGTCTGGACGCGCATCATCTCGGCGCCCCGCCGCGTCGGCGACGGCCTGGTCTGGGACGGGCTGCACCTCGACGACACGGTGCGCCACCGGACCGAGGAGCAGCTGCGGGAGAGCGAGCGGCGCCTGCGGCTCGCGACCGAGTCGGCCGAGATCGGCCTCTGGGACGTCGACGTCGTCGCCGACACCCTGTTCTGGCCGGCGCGGGTCAAGGCGATGTTCGGGATCTCGGCCGACGTGCCGGTCACGATGGCCGATTACTACGCCGGCCTGCATCCCGAGGACCGGGAGGCCACGAGCGCGGCCTTCGCCTCCGCCCTCGATCCCGACCGGCGCGCCCTCTACGACGTCGAGTACCGCACCGTCGGCAAGGAGGACGGCGTCGTGCGCTGGGTCGCCGCCAAGGGGCGCGGGATCTTCGAGGGCGGGCGCTGCGTGCGGGTGATCGGCACGGCGATCGACGTCACCGCCCGCAAGCAGGCCGAGGAGGCCCTGCGCGCCAGCGAGGCGCAGTTCCGCGTCCTGTCGCAGGTGCTGCCGAACTTCGTCTGGGCGACCGACGCCGGCGGGGCGGCGGACTGGTTCAACGAGCGCGTCTACGCCTACGCGGGCCGGGAGCCCGGCACCCTCGACGGGGCGGGCTGGCGGGGGATCATCCACCCCGACGACCGGGACCGGGTCGACGAGGAATGGCGGGCGGCCGTCCGGTCGCGGGCCGACTACCAGTCCGAGTACCGCCTGCGCCGCGCCGACGGCGCCTATCGCTGGTTCCTAGCCCGGGCGCAGCCGGTCCGGGCGGCCGACGGCGCGGTCACCCGCTGGGTCGGCACCAGCACCGACATCGACGACCAGAAGCGGCTCATGGCCGAGCTCGTGCGCTTCAACGTGACCCTCGAGCAGCGCGTGGCCGAGCGCACCGCCGAGCACGACCGGGTCTGGCGCAACTCGCGCGACCTCCTGGTCGTGGTCGGGGCCGACGGCATCTTCCGCGCGGTCAACCCGGCCTGGCAGACGATCCTGGGGCACGAGCCGGCCGAGGTGGTGGGCCGCAGCTTCCTGGACTTCGTCTGGCCGGAGGATGCGGGCCCGACCCGGGAGGCCCTCGACGCCGCCGCGGCCGCGCGCGACCTGACCGATTTCGAGAACCGCTACCGGCACAAAGACGGCACCCCGCGGCTGATCTCGTGGCGCACCTCCGTCGAGGGCGCGCACGTCTACGCCTACGGCCGCGACGTCACCGCCGAGAAGGCCCAGGCCGAGGCGCTCCGGCACGCCGAGGAGGCCCTGCGGCAGTCGCAGAAGCTGGAGGCGGTGGGGCAGCTCACCGGCGGCGTCGCCCACGACTTCAACAACCTCCTGACGATCATCCGCTCGTCGGTGGACTTCCTGCGCCGTCCCGATCTGGCGGAGGAGCGCCGGTCCCGCTACCTCAACGCCGTCTCGGAGACGGTCGACCGGGCGGCCAAGCTCACCGGCCAGCTCCTCGCCTTCGCGCGGCGGCAGGCGCTGAAGCCCGAGATCCTCGACGTCGGCGCGCGGCTGCGCGGCGTGGCCGACCTGCTCGACACGGTCACGGGCGCCCGCATCGCGGTCGTGACCGAGCTGCCGGACCAGCCCTGCTTCATCCGGGTCGACCTCAGCCAGTTCGAGACCGCGCTGGTCAACATGGCGGTGAACGCCCGGGACGCCATGGACGGCGCCGGCACGCTGACCCTGCGCCTGCATTGCGGCGCGGCGCTGCCGCCGATCCGTGGCCATGCCGGCGCCCCCGGCCCGTTCGCGGCGATCGCCCTCACCGACACCGGCACCGGCATCGCGCCGGACGTCCTGGCACGGGTGTTCGAGCCGTTCTTCACCACCAAGGAGGTCGGGAAGGGCACGGGCCTCGGCCTGTCCCAGGTCTTCGGCTTCGCCAAGCAGTCCGGCGGCGACGTCGCGGTCGAGAGCGCGCCCGGCCGCGGCGCCACCTTCACGCTCTACCTGCCGCAGGTCGAGCCCGAGGCGTCCTGCGCGGCCGCCGCCGCGGAGGCGGCCGCGCTCGATCCCGGCGGCGCGGGGCAGCGCGTGCTGGTGGTGGAGGACAACATCGAGGTCGGCCGCTTCGCCACGCAGATCCTGGAGGATCTCGGCTACGCGACGACCTGGGCGGCCAATGCCGAGGAGGCGCTGGATCAGCTCGGGGCCGACGGCGCGGCCTTCGACGTCGTGTTCTCCGACGTGGTCATGCCCGGGATGGGCGGGATCGCGCTGGCCCGGCTCCTCCGGCGGCGGATGCCGCACCTGCCGGTGGTGCTGGCCTCCGGCTACAGCCACGTCCTCGCCCAGGAGGGGATCCGCGACTTCGAGCTGCTGCACAAGCCCTACTCCGCCGACCAGGTCTCGCGCGTGCTGCGCAAGGTCGTCGGCGCGCGGCCGGCGCGGCCGAAGGGCGGCGAGTCCTGA
- the paoC gene encoding aldehyde oxidoreductase molybdenum-binding subunit PaoC — MKFDTAAGPNPIDRLKVVGRPTDRIDGKYKTTGTAPYAYERHDAAPDAAYGYVLGSAIAKGRVRSIDTASARQAPGVVAVVTTLDTPRIERGVMNVAYLFGGDVIQHYHQAIAVVVAETFEQARAAAFLVTVDYAPEAGAFDLAAAAKTAEPVPADSGEGSGGDGEERVGDFEGAFAQAPVTLDATYTTSDESHAMMEPHATTAAWDGDRVTLWTANQMIGWGHGSLAKMLGLPKDKVRLDAPYVGGGFGGKLFVRADAVLAALAAKAAGRPVKVALTRPLIANNTTHRPATIQRVRIGATQDGTITAIAHESTSGNLPDGDPETAVNQTKYLYAGANRLTAMKLARLDLPEGNAMRAPGEAPGLAVLEVAMDEMAEKLGLDPVEFRIRNDTQVVPTQPDLRFSHRDLVGCLKLGAERFGWARRNPKPGQVREGQWLVGHGMAAAFRDNMVLKSGARVRLSADGTVTVETDMTDIGTGSYTIIAQTAAEMMGVPLDRVVARLGDSDFPVSSGSGGQFGANSSTAGVYAACVKLREAVAQKLGFNATDAVFEDGEVRAGNRAIPLAQAAADGELVAEDAIEFGKFSKTQQVSTFGAHFVEVAVDADTAEVRVRRMLAVCAAGRILNPKSARSQVIGGMVMGTGAALMEELAVDTKRGFFANHDLAGYEVPVHADIPHQEVIFLDEVDPMSSPMKAKGVGELGISGVGAAVANAIYNATGIRVRDYPITLDKLLDRMPDAA, encoded by the coding sequence ATGAAGTTCGACACCGCCGCGGGCCCGAACCCGATCGACCGCCTCAAGGTCGTCGGCCGGCCCACCGACCGCATCGACGGCAAGTACAAGACCACCGGCACCGCGCCCTACGCGTACGAGCGCCACGACGCGGCCCCCGACGCCGCCTACGGCTACGTGCTGGGCTCCGCCATCGCCAAGGGCCGGGTGCGCAGCATCGACACGGCCTCGGCCCGGCAGGCGCCCGGCGTCGTCGCCGTCGTCACCACCCTCGACACGCCGCGGATCGAGCGCGGCGTGATGAACGTCGCCTACCTGTTCGGCGGCGACGTGATCCAGCACTACCACCAGGCGATCGCCGTGGTGGTGGCCGAGACCTTCGAGCAGGCCCGCGCGGCCGCCTTCCTGGTGACGGTCGATTACGCCCCCGAGGCCGGTGCGTTCGACCTCGCCGCCGCGGCGAAGACCGCCGAGCCGGTCCCGGCCGACAGCGGCGAGGGCAGCGGCGGCGACGGCGAGGAGCGGGTCGGCGATTTCGAGGGCGCCTTCGCGCAGGCGCCCGTGACGCTCGACGCGACCTACACGACGTCCGACGAGAGCCACGCCATGATGGAGCCGCACGCCACGACGGCGGCCTGGGACGGCGACCGGGTCACGCTCTGGACCGCCAACCAGATGATCGGCTGGGGCCACGGCAGCCTCGCCAAGATGCTCGGCCTGCCGAAGGACAAGGTCCGGCTCGACGCGCCCTACGTCGGCGGCGGCTTCGGCGGCAAGCTGTTCGTGCGCGCCGACGCGGTGCTGGCGGCGCTCGCCGCGAAGGCGGCGGGGCGGCCCGTGAAGGTGGCGCTGACGCGCCCGCTCATCGCCAACAACACCACGCACCGGCCGGCCACGATCCAGCGGGTGCGGATCGGCGCGACCCAGGACGGCACCATCACGGCGATCGCGCACGAGAGCACGTCGGGCAACCTGCCGGACGGCGACCCCGAGACGGCGGTGAACCAGACCAAGTACCTCTACGCGGGGGCGAACCGCCTGACCGCCATGAAGCTCGCCCGTCTCGACCTGCCCGAGGGCAACGCCATGCGGGCGCCGGGCGAGGCCCCGGGGCTGGCGGTGCTCGAGGTCGCCATGGACGAGATGGCGGAGAAGCTCGGCCTCGACCCGGTGGAGTTCCGCATCCGCAACGACACGCAGGTCGTCCCGACCCAGCCGGACCTGCGCTTCTCACACCGCGACCTCGTCGGCTGCCTCAAGCTCGGCGCCGAGCGGTTCGGCTGGGCCAGGCGCAACCCGAAGCCCGGCCAGGTCCGGGAGGGGCAGTGGCTCGTCGGGCACGGCATGGCGGCGGCCTTCCGCGACAACATGGTGCTGAAGTCGGGCGCCCGGGTGCGGCTCTCGGCCGACGGCACGGTCACGGTCGAGACCGACATGACCGATATCGGCACCGGCAGCTACACGATCATCGCGCAGACCGCCGCCGAGATGATGGGCGTGCCCCTCGACCGGGTCGTGGCGCGGCTCGGCGACTCGGACTTCCCGGTCTCGTCGGGCTCGGGCGGCCAGTTCGGCGCCAACTCGTCGACCGCGGGCGTCTACGCGGCCTGCGTGAAACTGCGGGAGGCGGTCGCGCAGAAGCTCGGCTTCAACGCCACCGACGCGGTGTTCGAGGACGGCGAGGTCCGCGCCGGCAACCGCGCCATCCCGCTGGCCCAGGCCGCCGCCGACGGCGAACTGGTGGCCGAGGACGCGATCGAGTTCGGCAAGTTCTCGAAGACGCAGCAGGTCTCGACCTTCGGGGCCCACTTCGTCGAGGTCGCGGTGGATGCCGACACCGCCGAGGTCCGGGTGCGGCGGATGCTGGCGGTCTGCGCGGCGGGGCGCATCCTCAACCCCAAATCCGCCCGCAGCCAGGTGATCGGCGGGATGGTCATGGGCACCGGCGCGGCCCTGATGGAGGAGCTCGCCGTCGACACCAAGCGCGGCTTCTTCGCCAACCACGACCTCGCCGGCTACGAGGTGCCGGTCCACGCCGACATCCCGCACCAGGAGGTGATCTTCCTCGACGAGGTCGACCCGATGTCCTCACCCATGAAGGCCAAGGGCGTGGGTGAGCTCGGCATCTCGGGGGTCGGCGCCGCGGTCGCGAACGCGATCTACAACGCCACCGGCATCCGCGTGCGCGACTACCCGATCACCCTCGACAAGCTCCTCGACCGCATGCCGGACGCGGCCTGA
- a CDS encoding TonB-dependent receptor: protein MRALRGSLIASVALLPGVAQAQQAVTLGEISVVSTSPVGAGGGNSSGAQNLDTLAQAAPTLPAPAGGVRLRGSEQPLNKIPSTVETVTARQIEVDQGSDNVIATLARRTPGVNLNDSQGNANRVDLSYRGFTASSVQGVPQGLAVYQNGVRINEAFGDVVNFDLIPPQAIQRIDVVTGNPVFGLNAIGGAVNIQMKNGFTWQGTEISAWGGSDARTAGYLEYGKISGPWSFYFTGDGLNDRGWRYQNPSTIGRLYADLGYRSQDSEFHLIGLAARSFYGAAAATPVDFTHLDPRAIFTYPQTQTTQVGTLQLTGRVDLSPTWDLAGNAYYRRFSEFYVDGNQGNFENCSSRSSFRGSLCYQDDAFNVNAPPTSQVAARRAYANQFAILGLNNRTIPFLRNIPYGTIDTTLTEAESYGGSLQAANRDRIFGLNNAFVVGGSVDASTFAFKSSSQLGVINPNLSITVDPNNPYYGTIPGLGTPDIRTLGAIGLAPSNVSGSTLYLGLYATDTLDVTDRLSLTGGFRLNYARIQTRDQTGFAPDVTGAHEYTKVNPLAGLTYQFDPALNLYGGYSESNRAPTPLELSCSSPTQPCLLPNSLVADPPLKQVTGRTYEAGFRGVIPAFLSGGALTYKAGVYRTDLSNDLYQVAVAGNAARAYYINVPATRRQGIEVGAEYAVTPDLLVYANYALVDATFQFNATLSSPNNPLASTGAAGGAAGGDVIPNGGIRVRPGDKIPLIPDRQIKAGFEYSITPNWRFGLNVSAFSSSYYRGDESNLNRKLPAYYVMNLTTKYQVSKNLEIFGLITNLTNNRYATFGTFAETGAVAGNLSINDPRTTTLAQPLSIYAGLTYRFGADPVPMAPEPIIRKY, encoded by the coding sequence ATGCGTGCCCTACGAGGCAGCTTGATCGCGTCCGTGGCGCTGTTGCCGGGTGTCGCGCAGGCTCAACAAGCCGTCACCCTCGGCGAGATCAGCGTCGTCTCGACGTCGCCGGTGGGTGCGGGCGGCGGCAATTCCAGCGGCGCCCAGAATCTCGATACGCTCGCCCAGGCCGCCCCGACCTTGCCGGCCCCGGCCGGCGGGGTGCGGCTGCGGGGCTCCGAGCAGCCGCTCAACAAGATCCCCAGCACCGTCGAGACCGTCACGGCGCGGCAGATCGAGGTCGATCAGGGCTCCGACAACGTGATCGCCACGCTGGCGCGGCGCACGCCCGGGGTGAACCTCAACGACTCGCAGGGCAACGCGAACCGGGTCGATCTCAGCTACCGCGGCTTCACGGCCTCGTCGGTGCAGGGCGTGCCGCAGGGGCTCGCCGTCTACCAGAACGGCGTGCGCATCAACGAGGCCTTCGGCGACGTCGTCAATTTCGACCTGATCCCGCCGCAGGCGATCCAGCGCATCGACGTGGTCACCGGCAACCCGGTCTTCGGCCTCAACGCCATCGGCGGCGCGGTCAACATCCAGATGAAGAACGGTTTCACCTGGCAGGGCACCGAGATCTCGGCCTGGGGCGGCTCGGACGCGCGCACCGCCGGCTACCTGGAGTACGGCAAGATCTCCGGTCCCTGGAGCTTCTACTTCACCGGCGACGGCCTGAACGACCGCGGCTGGCGCTACCAGAACCCGAGCACGATCGGCCGCCTCTACGCGGATCTCGGCTACCGCTCGCAGGATTCGGAATTCCACCTGATCGGGCTCGCCGCCCGCAGCTTCTACGGCGCCGCCGCCGCCACGCCGGTGGACTTCACCCATCTCGACCCGCGGGCGATCTTCACCTACCCGCAGACCCAGACCACGCAGGTCGGCACGCTCCAGCTCACCGGCCGGGTCGACCTCTCTCCGACCTGGGACCTCGCCGGCAACGCCTATTACCGGCGCTTCAGCGAGTTCTACGTCGACGGCAACCAGGGCAACTTCGAGAACTGCAGCAGCCGCAGCAGCTTCCGGGGCTCGCTCTGCTACCAGGACGACGCGTTCAACGTGAACGCGCCGCCCACCAGCCAGGTGGCGGCCCGCCGCGCCTACGCCAACCAGTTCGCGATCCTCGGCCTGAACAACCGGACGATCCCGTTCCTGCGGAACATCCCGTACGGCACGATCGACACGACCCTCACCGAGGCCGAATCCTACGGCGGCTCGCTCCAGGCCGCCAACCGCGACCGGATCTTCGGCCTGAACAACGCCTTCGTGGTCGGCGGCAGCGTCGACGCCTCCACCTTCGCGTTCAAATCGTCCAGCCAGCTGGGCGTCATCAACCCGAACCTGTCGATCACCGTCGACCCGAACAACCCGTACTACGGCACGATCCCGGGCCTCGGCACGCCGGACATCCGCACCCTCGGGGCGATCGGCCTCGCGCCGAGCAACGTCAGCGGCTCGACCCTGTATCTCGGCCTCTACGCCACCGACACACTGGACGTGACCGACCGGCTGTCGCTGACCGGCGGCTTCCGGCTCAACTACGCGCGCATCCAGACCCGGGACCAGACCGGCTTCGCGCCGGACGTGACCGGCGCCCACGAGTACACCAAGGTCAACCCGCTCGCGGGCCTGACCTACCAGTTCGACCCGGCGCTCAACCTCTACGGCGGCTACTCGGAGTCGAACCGCGCCCCGACCCCGCTGGAACTGTCCTGCTCCAGCCCGACCCAGCCGTGCCTGCTGCCGAACTCGCTGGTGGCGGACCCGCCGCTCAAGCAGGTCACCGGCCGGACCTACGAGGCCGGCTTCCGCGGCGTGATCCCGGCCTTCCTGTCGGGCGGCGCCCTCACCTACAAGGCCGGCGTCTACCGCACCGACCTGAGCAACGACCTCTACCAGGTCGCCGTCGCCGGCAACGCCGCCCGCGCCTACTACATCAACGTGCCCGCGACCCGGCGCCAGGGCATCGAGGTCGGCGCCGAGTACGCGGTCACGCCCGACCTGCTGGTCTACGCCAACTACGCCCTGGTCGACGCGACCTTCCAGTTCAACGCGACCCTCTCGTCGCCCAACAACCCGCTGGCGAGCACCGGCGCGGCCGGCGGCGCCGCGGGCGGCGACGTGATCCCGAACGGCGGCATCCGCGTCCGGCCGGGCGACAAGATCCCGCTGATCCCCGATCGCCAGATCAAGGCGGGCTTCGAGTACAGCATCACCCCGAACTGGCGCTTCGGCCTCAACGTCTCGGCCTTCTCGTCGTCCTACTACCGGGGCGACGAGTCGAACCTCAACCGCAAGCTGCCGGCCTACTACGTGATGAACCTGACGACGAAGTATCAGGTCAGCAAGAACCTGGAGATCTTCGGGCTGATCACCAACCTGACCAACAACCGCTACGCCACGTTCGGCACCTTCGCGGAGACGGGCGCGGTCGCCGGCAACCTGTCGATCAACGACCCGCGGACCACGACCCTGGCGCAGCCGCTCTCGATCTACGCCGGCCTGACCTACCGGTTCGGGGCGGATCCGGTCCCGATGGCGCCGGAGCCGATCATCCGGAAGTACTGA
- the paoA gene encoding aldehyde dehydrogenase iron-sulfur subunit PaoA produces the protein MLGVEAAPQDPGARPARTDAPVLATVTFTVNGERRTLELDTRTSLLDAAREHLHLTGSKKGCDHGQCGACTMIVDGRRINACLTLAIMHQGAEIVTVEGLGQPDHLHPMQAAFVKHDGYQCGYCTPGQICSGVAVLEEIRAGIPSHVTADLGAAPQVTETEIRERMSGNLCRCGAYSNIVEAITEVAGSRA, from the coding sequence ATGCTGGGAGTTGAAGCCGCGCCCCAGGACCCGGGCGCCAGACCTGCGCGGACCGACGCACCGGTCCTCGCCACCGTCACGTTCACGGTGAACGGCGAGCGGCGCACGCTCGAACTCGACACCCGCACCAGCCTGCTCGACGCCGCGCGCGAGCACCTGCACCTCACCGGGTCCAAGAAGGGCTGCGATCACGGCCAGTGCGGCGCCTGCACGATGATCGTCGACGGGCGGCGCATCAATGCCTGCCTGACGCTGGCGATCATGCACCAGGGCGCCGAGATCGTGACCGTCGAGGGCCTCGGGCAGCCGGACCACCTGCACCCGATGCAGGCGGCCTTCGTCAAGCACGACGGCTACCAGTGCGGCTACTGCACGCCGGGCCAGATCTGCTCGGGCGTCGCGGTCTTGGAGGAGATCAGGGCCGGCATCCCGAGCCACGTCACGGCGGATCTCGGCGCCGCCCCGCAGGTGACCGAGACGGAGATCCGCGAGCGGATGAGCGGCAACCTCTGCCGCTGCGGCGCCTATTCCAACATCGTCGAGGCGATCACCGAAGTCGCCGGGAGCCGCGCATGA
- a CDS encoding SOUL family heme-binding protein: protein MDRVMYALVTLVEAALGIFGVRALYEQPAYTVVARLDRGVEIRSYAPRLAVETDARGQGDGDAFGRLFRYITGANRAGDRIAMTAPVESGGRRLAATVPVEQDGTGTMRFFLPRAVAAAGAPAPTGPGVRLVELPAELVAALRFSGRLTPEARAAQAGILAAVLAAAGRAPAGAPFVMGYDPPFAIPFLRRNEVAVRLPPP, encoded by the coding sequence ATGGACAGGGTCATGTACGCGCTCGTCACCCTGGTGGAGGCCGCGCTCGGGATCTTCGGCGTGCGGGCGCTCTACGAGCAGCCCGCCTACACGGTCGTCGCGCGCCTCGACCGCGGGGTCGAGATCCGGTCCTACGCGCCGCGCCTCGCGGTCGAGACCGACGCGCGCGGCCAGGGCGACGGCGACGCCTTCGGGCGGCTGTTCCGCTACATCACCGGCGCGAACCGGGCGGGCGACCGCATCGCCATGACGGCGCCGGTGGAGAGCGGCGGCCGGCGCCTCGCCGCGACGGTCCCGGTGGAGCAGGACGGCACCGGCACGATGCGGTTCTTCCTGCCGCGCGCGGTGGCGGCGGCCGGGGCGCCGGCGCCGACCGGGCCGGGGGTCCGGCTGGTCGAGCTCCCGGCCGAGCTGGTCGCGGCCCTGCGCTTCTCCGGCCGCCTCACCCCGGAGGCGCGGGCCGCGCAGGCGGGCATCCTCGCCGCCGTCCTGGCGGCGGCCGGCCGCGCACCGGCGGGCGCGCCCTTCGTCATGGGCTACGACCCGCCCTTCGCGATCCCGTTCCTGCGCCGGAACGAGGTCGCCGTCCGCCTGCCGCCGCCGTGA
- a CDS encoding FAD binding domain-containing protein produces the protein MKSFTYERPGTPAEAAAAVAATPGAKFIAGGTNLLDLMKLQIETPRHLVDVNGLGLDAVEPTEEGGLRIGALVRNTDLAAHPRVRKDYGVLARALLAGASGQLRNKATTAGNLLQRTRCPYFYDTAQPCNKRQPGSGCSALDGVSRQLAVIGASEACIATHPGDMAVAMRVLDATVETIDAGGAARKIPIAEFHRLPGDEPQRDTNLGPGELITAVTLPKPVAGTHIYRKVRDRASYAYALVSVAAILGKDGTGHVAFGGVAHKPWRVEAAEADLPKGARAVTDRVFADAAPTHENAYKLKLAERTLGAALNQARA, from the coding sequence ATGAAGTCCTTCACGTACGAGCGCCCGGGCACGCCCGCCGAGGCGGCCGCCGCCGTCGCCGCCACGCCCGGCGCCAAATTCATCGCCGGCGGCACCAACCTGCTCGACCTGATGAAGCTGCAGATCGAGACGCCGCGCCACCTCGTCGACGTGAACGGGCTCGGCCTCGACGCGGTCGAGCCGACCGAAGAGGGCGGCCTGCGCATCGGCGCCCTGGTGCGCAACACCGACCTCGCGGCCCATCCGCGGGTGCGCAAGGATTACGGGGTCCTCGCCCGCGCGCTGCTCGCCGGCGCCTCGGGACAGTTGCGCAACAAGGCGACCACCGCCGGCAACCTGCTGCAGCGGACCCGCTGCCCGTACTTCTACGACACCGCGCAGCCCTGCAATAAGCGCCAGCCGGGCTCCGGCTGTTCGGCGCTCGACGGTGTGAGCCGGCAACTCGCGGTGATCGGCGCCAGCGAGGCCTGCATCGCCACGCATCCGGGCGACATGGCGGTGGCCATGCGCGTCCTCGACGCCACCGTGGAGACGATCGACGCCGGGGGCGCCGCGCGCAAGATCCCGATCGCCGAGTTCCACCGCCTGCCTGGCGACGAACCGCAGCGCGACACGAACCTCGGGCCCGGCGAGCTGATCACCGCCGTGACGCTGCCGAAGCCGGTCGCCGGCACGCACATCTACCGAAAGGTCCGCGACCGCGCCTCCTACGCCTACGCGCTGGTCTCGGTGGCGGCGATCCTGGGCAAGGACGGCACGGGCCACGTCGCCTTCGGGGGCGTCGCCCACAAGCCCTGGCGGGTCGAGGCGGCCGAGGCCGATCTCCCGAAGGGCGCCCGGGCCGTGACCGACCGGGTCTTCGCCGACGCCGCGCCCACCCACGAGAACGCCTACAAGCTGAAGCTCGCCGAGCGGACCCTCGGCGCCGCGCTCAACCAAGCGAGGGCCTGA
- a CDS encoding DUF6894 family protein produces the protein MPRYFIDTVDHVAVRDDEGTVLPDRAALRDLLRRTLTALLHDEGEETGVNDFTARAYDEDGRLVMLARASFHVVDP, from the coding sequence ATGCCGCGCTACTTCATCGACACCGTCGACCACGTCGCCGTCCGGGACGACGAGGGCACGGTCCTCCCGGACCGGGCCGCCCTGCGGGACCTGCTGCGCCGGACCCTGACGGCGCTCCTGCACGACGAGGGCGAGGAGACCGGGGTGAACGACTTCACCGCCCGCGCCTACGACGAGGACGGTCGCCTCGTGATGCTGGCCCGGGCCAGCTTCCACGTCGTGGACCCGTAG